A genomic region of Exiguobacterium sp. Helios contains the following coding sequences:
- a CDS encoding nucleotidyltransferase-like protein, producing MEQATRTIYSEYAAYPETQGIISVEKRQPRDSLTDQFDVLLLVITRDPSIEWTVKHYRLDTLRVSLHLVHEQVLSRWLILNANRRAVHWVSEGTIIFERNDYLTDLKKQLLNFPETERCLQMSLSFAKLLRRFQDGRNLFSRGNYYDAYTHVHHALHHLARLSVLEKGAHPEVVVWEQARLDDPDVYKLYEQLLLSEETLEQRIHLALIGLEHLLQSKVLSGGRYLFEVMREHDHPWTMQELMEESRLTELKVDLGSLIDFFIRKGLVRISYQRTKGLGVELVTYEPVV from the coding sequence CAACCGAGAGACTCTTTGACCGATCAATTTGATGTTTTACTTTTAGTAATTACCCGAGATCCTTCTATCGAGTGGACAGTGAAACATTATCGTTTGGATACACTTCGGGTTTCATTACATCTTGTGCATGAACAAGTCCTTTCCCGTTGGTTGATTTTAAATGCGAATCGCCGCGCTGTCCATTGGGTGTCGGAAGGGACTATCATTTTTGAACGGAATGACTATTTGACAGATTTAAAAAAACAACTGCTCAATTTCCCGGAAACGGAACGCTGTTTACAGATGTCGCTGTCATTCGCAAAACTACTGCGCCGTTTTCAGGACGGAAGAAATCTGTTCAGTCGCGGGAATTATTATGATGCCTATACGCATGTCCATCATGCACTGCATCATTTGGCCCGATTGTCCGTATTGGAAAAAGGAGCGCATCCGGAAGTCGTCGTTTGGGAGCAGGCGCGACTGGACGATCCGGATGTCTACAAATTATATGAACAACTACTGTTAAGTGAAGAAACATTGGAACAACGGATTCATTTAGCGCTGATCGGACTAGAGCATTTACTGCAATCGAAAGTATTGTCCGGTGGCAGATACTTATTCGAAGTCATGCGAGAGCACGACCATCCTTGGACGATGCAAGAATTGATGGAAGAAAGCCGTTTGACAGAATTGAAAGTTGATTTAGGTAGCTTGATTGATTTCTTCATCCGGAAAGGGTTAGTCCGGATTTCGTACCAACGTACGAAAGGACTTGGAGTTGAACTCGTGACATATGAACCGGTCGTTTGA
- the queG gene encoding tRNA epoxyqueuosine(34) reductase QueG, with protein sequence MQGELLKKELQRYAKEIGIDEFRITTADPFLVMKQRLIQQQEKGYASGFEEPDLERRTTPTLLLDDAVSIIAIAVAYPSKLKDAPRGKEGERRGIFGRSSWGLDYHQALKQRLTLLEEKIQELIPGARSRSMVDTGELVDRAVAERAGIGFSGKNCSIISEEHGSYLYLGELITDQYLPPDEPVEELCGSCNKCLDACPTDALIEPGVIDAKRCISFITQTKTLIPEHFRYALGNRLYGCDTCQQVCPYNRKKHATQHSELQPDPEQVKPLLIPLLSLSNREFKTRFGSLSGAWRGKKPIQRNAVCALVHYQDRTALEALRVMAETDQREDMRALAVWAIGRIAGQEAKDYIQGRLLTDSAEDVQVEGNRLLEEWGSGHAV encoded by the coding sequence ATGCAGGGGGAATTGTTGAAAAAAGAATTGCAGAGGTATGCCAAAGAAATTGGTATCGATGAATTCCGTATTACGACAGCGGATCCTTTTCTGGTGATGAAACAGCGTCTCATTCAACAACAAGAAAAAGGATATGCTTCCGGATTTGAAGAACCCGATCTTGAACGGCGGACGACACCAACGCTGTTACTGGATGATGCCGTCTCCATCATCGCAATCGCCGTCGCTTATCCAAGTAAGCTCAAGGATGCTCCGCGTGGAAAAGAAGGGGAACGGCGCGGAATCTTTGGACGTTCTTCTTGGGGACTGGACTACCATCAGGCTCTGAAGCAGCGATTGACATTGCTGGAAGAAAAAATTCAAGAACTGATCCCCGGAGCTCGATCACGTTCGATGGTCGACACGGGAGAACTGGTCGATCGTGCGGTCGCAGAACGGGCAGGGATCGGATTCAGCGGGAAAAACTGTTCCATCATTAGCGAGGAACATGGTTCTTATCTTTATTTAGGAGAATTGATTACAGATCAATATCTGCCTCCGGATGAGCCGGTCGAAGAGTTGTGCGGTTCCTGCAATAAATGTCTCGATGCTTGTCCAACGGATGCACTGATTGAACCGGGTGTCATCGATGCGAAACGTTGCATCTCGTTCATTACGCAAACGAAGACTCTGATTCCTGAACATTTCCGATATGCCCTCGGAAATCGTTTATACGGTTGTGATACCTGTCAGCAAGTTTGTCCATACAACCGGAAAAAACATGCCACACAACACAGCGAACTGCAACCTGATCCGGAACAGGTCAAACCGTTACTCATTCCGTTGCTTTCTCTTAGTAATCGTGAATTTAAAACACGGTTTGGTTCATTATCGGGTGCATGGCGTGGGAAAAAACCAATTCAACGTAACGCCGTCTGTGCGCTCGTACATTATCAAGACCGGACGGCACTCGAGGCTTTGCGAGTGATGGCTGAAACCGATCAGCGGGAAGATATGCGAGCCCTTGCCGTCTGGGCAATTGGTCGGATTGCCGGTCAAGAAGCAAAAGACTATATCCAAGGGCGTCTGTTGACTGATTCTGCGGAAGATGTTCAAGTGGAAGGGAATCGTTTGCTTGAGGAATGGGGGAGCGGGCATGCCGTATAA
- a CDS encoding methylated-DNA--[protein]-cysteine S-methyltransferase, which produces MPYKKLTYTFGELVIGWEEDEVVYLDFGHDMNRLKQYLDEAAYYEAPLPDFLADALEAYERGQPGALDDVPCRLEVTVFQQRVLEALRLIPFGQTASYGQLARMIGSEKAARAVGGALNRNPIALIYPCHRIIGASGKMTGFASGIAHKEALLARELGEKN; this is translated from the coding sequence ATGCCGTATAAAAAATTGACCTATACGTTTGGTGAGTTGGTTATCGGGTGGGAAGAAGATGAAGTCGTCTATCTCGATTTTGGACATGACATGAATCGTCTGAAGCAATATCTTGACGAAGCTGCCTATTATGAGGCACCGTTGCCTGATTTTCTAGCCGATGCACTTGAAGCATATGAACGAGGACAGCCGGGCGCATTGGATGACGTTCCTTGCCGGCTAGAAGTGACCGTCTTCCAGCAGCGTGTCTTGGAAGCGTTGAGATTGATTCCGTTCGGCCAGACAGCAAGTTATGGACAACTGGCACGAATGATTGGTTCCGAAAAGGCGGCCCGTGCAGTCGGAGGTGCTTTGAATCGGAATCCAATCGCTTTGATTTATCCCTGTCACCGGATTATTGGGGCATCCGGTAAAATGACGGGTTTTGCCAGTGGCATTGCCCATAAAGAAGCGCTGCTTGCGCGTGAGTTAGGAGAGAAGAATTAA